In Pseudomonas sp. Q1-7, the genomic window CGGCCGGTCACGCTGCCGACCGCGATCACTCCGCCGATGTGCTCGATGGCCGGGGCCAGAGCCACGGGCACGATGAACAGGATGGCCTGCAGGTTGAATTCGGGAGCGACGAAGTTCGGCAGTTCCAGCCAGGGCGCGGCGGCGATCTTCGCGGTGTCCACCACGCCGAACCAGAACGACAGGGCGAAGCCCACCACCACGCCGGAAATGATCGGCACCAGGCGGAAGATGCCCTTGCCGAACACCGCGACTATCAGGGTGGTCAGCAGCGCCGGCATGGAGATCCACATGGCGGTGTCGTAGGGGATCAGTTCGGTGCCGTCACCGGCCTTGCCCATGGCCATGTTGGCGGCGATGGGGGCCATGGCCAGGCCGATGGAGATGATCACCGGGCCGATCACCACCGGCGGCAGCAGGCGGTCGATGAAACCGGTGCCCTTGATCTTCACCGCCAGGCCCAGGAAGGTGTAGACGAAACCCGCCGCCACCACCCCGCCCAGGGTCGCGGCCAGGCCGAACTGGCCCTTGGCGAGGATGATGGGGGTGATGAAGGCGAAGCTGGAGGCCAGGAACACCGGCACCTGGCGCCCGGTGACCAGTTGGAACAGCAGGGTGCCGAGGCCGGCGGTGAAGAGCGCTACGTTCGGGTCCAGTCCGGTGATCAGCGGCATCAGCACCAGGGCACCGAAGGCCACGAAGAGCATCTGTGCACCGGAAAGGATCTGGCGCCAGAGCGGGTCCTTGAATTCGTCGCTCATCGATCAGTTTTCCTTCTGCTTGGTGCCGAAGATCTTGTCGCCGGCATCGCCCAGGCCCGGAATGATGTAGCCGTGCTCGTTGAGTTTCTGGTCGATGGAGGCGGTGTAGATCATCACGTCCGGATGGGCGTCGCTGACGACCTTGATGCCTTCCGGCGCGGCGACCAGCACCATGGCGCGGATTTCCTTGCAGCCGGCGCGCTTGAGCAGGTCGATGGTGGCGACCATGGAGCCGCCAGTGGCCAGCATCGGGTCGATGATCAGCGCCAGGCGCTCGTCGATTTCCGGGGCCAGCTTCTCCAGGTAGGTGTGGGCCTCCAGGGTTTCCTCGTTGCGGGCCACGCCCACGGCGCTGACCTTCGCACCCGGTATCAGGCTGAGCACGCCGTCGAGCATGCCGATGCCGGCGCGCAGGATGGGCACCACGGTGATCTTCTTGCCGGCGATTTTCTCCACCTGCACGGTGCCCGCCCAGCCCTGGATCTCGTAGCTTTCCAGGGGCAGGTCATTGGTTGCTTCGTAGGTCAGCAGGGCGCCGACTTCCTGTGCCAGTTCGCGGAAGTTCTTGGTGCTGATGTCGGCGCGGCGCATGAGGCCGAGCTTGTGGCGGATCAGCGGATGGCGGATCTCACGGATGGGCATGGGAGGGGTCTCCGGCGGGCTGGCAAAAAAATCGCGATAGCTTAATCCAATGCGCACGGGCTGTGCTGAACTGACTGGCGGGTTCCTGCCGCCATGTCGCAGCGAGGCAAGGAACTATCCGACAGCGGGGCAACCTGCTGCAGTATGGTAGACGCTCATCCAGTGGGACTTGCCCGAGGGCAGTCGGATGGGTACCTTTGCCGACTTTTATCTTGACGCCCCGTTCAAGTTTCCAGCGGGAACCGCGCATGTTCCCCCCGCCGAATCCAGAGGAATTGCCATGTCCGCCGATCTCGCCCACATCCGCCAAGTGATGGCCGAAGCCGATTGCCTGTACCCCGAAGCCCAGGTAGAAGCAGCCATCGGCCAGGTCGCCGAGGCCATCAACGGCGAACTGGCCGAGTGTAATCCGGTGGTGTTCTGCGTGATGAACGGCGGCCTGATCTTCGCCGGAAAGCTGCTGCCCAAGCTGAACTTCCCGCTGGAGCTGTCCTACCTGCACGCCACCCGCTACCGCAACGAAACCAGCGGCGGAGAGCTGTTCTGGAAGGCCAAGCCGGAAATCTCCTTCATCGACCGCGACGTGCTGATCATCGATGACATCCTCGACGAAGGGCACACCCTGGCGGCCATCATCGACTTCTGTAGGCACGCCGGCGCCGCCCGCGTGCACACCGCCGTGCTGATCGACAAGACCCACGACCGCAAGGCCCGCCCGGACCTGAAGGCCGACTACGTGGGGCTGGACTGCGAAGACCGCTACATCTTCGGTTACGGCATGGACTACAAGGGCTACTGGCGCAACGCCGCCGGCATCTTCGCCGTCAAGGGACTCTGAACCATGGCCGCGCCACGTTTCCTCGACCAGGCACTGTTCGCTGAACTGGCCGGCGGGGCCGCGGCGAGCCCGCGCAAGCGCCAGCACCACAACTTCCACGAAATGGAAGAACCCTGCCACCGCCTGGCGGTGGGGCTGCAACCGGACACCTACATTCCGCCGCACCGCCACCTGTCTGCCGACAAGGCCGAGGGCCTGCTGGTGCTCAAGGGTCGCCTGGGCCTGTTGATCTTCGATGAGTGCGGCGTGGTCACCGACAGGCGCGAGCTGGTGGCCGGCGGTGATTGCGTTGGTGTCGACCTGCCGCCGGGGGTATTCCACGCCCTGGTGGTGCTGGAGCCGGACAGCATTCTGTTCGAATGCAAGGCCGGCCCCTACCGTCCCCTGGGCGAGGGTGAACACCCCGCCTGGGCGCCCCGAGAAGGGGAAGAGGGCGTGGCCGCCTACCTCGCCTGGATGACCTCGCTGTTCGACTGAACTTCGGTAGGCTCCAGCCAGCGCAATGCCTTGGCGCGCGCCTGCTCCAGGGTCTTCACATAGGCCAGTTGGCCGGTTTCTCGATGCACGCCGGCGCGGCGCAGTTTCAGCCGCACCCTTGGCGTGGTGCCCACCAGCACCAGGCCAATGCCCTGGCGGTGGTAGTCGTGCAGCAGGTTCTCCAGGGTGGCCAGCGCGGTCATGTCCAGCATGGGCACGGCGCTCATTTCCACGATCACAACCTTCACTTCGGGATTGAAGCGGCGCAGCACGCTGAGGGCCTTTTCTGCCGCACCGAAGAATAGTGGCCCGCGAATGGCGTAGGCCAGCACCTGTTCCGGCAGTTCGCGCAACGACTCATGAAAATGCTGGGGCAGCGGCGCGGTGTCGGTGAGGTCGCTCATGCGCTTGATGAACAGGCCAGCCGCCAGCAGCAGGCCGACGCCCACCGCCAGCACCATGTCGAACAGCACGGTCAGCACCAGGCAAGTGAGCAGAACCAGCACGTCGTTGCGCGGGGCGATGCGCAGGGTGTGCGCCACATGCCGCGCCTCGCTCATGTTCCAGGCCACCATCAGCAGCAGCGCCGCCAGGGCGGCCATGGGCAGGTAGCTGAACAGCGGCGCGAGCAGCAGCATCGCCAGCAGCACCACGCCGGTGTGGATGATGGCGGCGATCGGCGAGCGCGCCCCGGCGCGCACGTTGGCGGCGCTGCGGGCGATGGCGGCGGTCGCGGTGATGCCGCCGAACAGCGGCGCCACCAGGTTGCCCAGGCCCTGGCCGAGCAGTTCGGCATTGGGATCGTGGCGGGTGCCGGCCATACCGTCGGCCACCACGGCGCAGAGCAGCGATTCGATGGCGCCGAGCATGGCGATGGCAAAGGCTGGCGCCAGCAACTGGCGGATCAGCTCGAAGCTCAGGCCCAGGGGCTGGCCATCCGGCCCGGGCAGTTGCCAGGGCCAGGCGAAGCTCGGCAGGAAGGGCGGGATGCCGGGATGGCTGATGCCGTCCACCACATAGCTGAAACGTTCGCCAAGGGTGGCGACGGGCAAGTTCAGTGCCTCCAGCAGCAGGCCGAGCAGGGCGCCCAGGGCCAGCGCCACCAGATGGCCCGGCACCTTGGTCACGAAACGCGGCCAGACCACCAGCACGGCGAAGCAGGCGATGCCCACCAGGACGTCGCCCGGCTGTGTCGTTGGCAGCGCTGAGGCGAGCAGGCGCAACTGGTCCAGATAGTGCTGGGGCGCCTGCGCCAGCTGCAGGCCGAGCAGGTCCTTGATCTGCAGGGTGGCGATGACGATGCCGATGCCGGCGGTGAAGCCCAGGGTCACCGGGTAGGGGATGAACTGGATCAGCCGGCCCAGGCGCGCCAGGCCCATGGCAATGAGGATCAACCCGGCCATCAGGGTGCAGAGCAGCAGCCCGCCGACCCCGTATTGCTGGGTGATGGGCAGCAGGATCACCACGAAGGCGGCGGTGGGGCCGGAGATGTTGAAGCGCGAGCCGCCGGTGAGGGCGATCAGCGGCGCCGCCAGCAGCACGGTGTAGAGCCCGTGCTGCGGTGCCACGCCGACCGCGATGGCCAGCGCCATGGCCAGGGGAATGGCGATGATGCCCACGGTGATGCCGGC contains:
- a CDS encoding uracil-xanthine permease family protein; the protein is MSDEFKDPLWRQILSGAQMLFVAFGALVLMPLITGLDPNVALFTAGLGTLLFQLVTGRQVPVFLASSFAFITPIILAKGQFGLAATLGGVVAAGFVYTFLGLAVKIKGTGFIDRLLPPVVIGPVIISIGLAMAPIAANMAMGKAGDGTELIPYDTAMWISMPALLTTLIVAVFGKGIFRLVPIISGVVVGFALSFWFGVVDTAKIAAAPWLELPNFVAPEFNLQAILFIVPVALAPAIEHIGGVIAVGSVTGRNYLKKPGLHRTLLGDGLATSAAGLFGGPPNTTYAEVTGAVMLTKNYNPKIMTWAAAFAIGLAFIGKFGAILQSIPVPVMGGILCLLFGSIAAVGLNTMIRHQVDLAEARNLVIVSVTLVFGIGGMLVGTGTGQDDFGLKGIALCAIVAIALNLILPGHQIWKHQAADDAPHI
- the upp gene encoding uracil phosphoribosyltransferase, which gives rise to MPIREIRHPLIRHKLGLMRRADISTKNFRELAQEVGALLTYEATNDLPLESYEIQGWAGTVQVEKIAGKKITVVPILRAGIGMLDGVLSLIPGAKVSAVGVARNEETLEAHTYLEKLAPEIDERLALIIDPMLATGGSMVATIDLLKRAGCKEIRAMVLVAAPEGIKVVSDAHPDVMIYTASIDQKLNEHGYIIPGLGDAGDKIFGTKQKEN
- a CDS encoding hypoxanthine-guanine phosphoribosyltransferase: MSADLAHIRQVMAEADCLYPEAQVEAAIGQVAEAINGELAECNPVVFCVMNGGLIFAGKLLPKLNFPLELSYLHATRYRNETSGGELFWKAKPEISFIDRDVLIIDDILDEGHTLAAIIDFCRHAGAARVHTAVLIDKTHDRKARPDLKADYVGLDCEDRYIFGYGMDYKGYWRNAAGIFAVKGL
- a CDS encoding WbuC family cupin fold metalloprotein, which codes for MAAPRFLDQALFAELAGGAAASPRKRQHHNFHEMEEPCHRLAVGLQPDTYIPPHRHLSADKAEGLLVLKGRLGLLIFDECGVVTDRRELVAGGDCVGVDLPPGVFHALVVLEPDSILFECKAGPYRPLGEGEHPAWAPREGEEGVAAYLAWMTSLFD
- the dauA gene encoding C4-dicarboxylic acid transporter DauA → MSRYLPPLFAALRQAWREGYSLASLRGDLAAGITVGIIAIPLAMALAIAVGVAPQHGLYTVLLAAPLIALTGGSRFNISGPTAAFVVILLPITQQYGVGGLLLCTLMAGLILIAMGLARLGRLIQFIPYPVTLGFTAGIGIVIATLQIKDLLGLQLAQAPQHYLDQLRLLASALPTTQPGDVLVGIACFAVLVVWPRFVTKVPGHLVALALGALLGLLLEALNLPVATLGERFSYVVDGISHPGIPPFLPSFAWPWQLPGPDGQPLGLSFELIRQLLAPAFAIAMLGAIESLLCAVVADGMAGTRHDPNAELLGQGLGNLVAPLFGGITATAAIARSAANVRAGARSPIAAIIHTGVVLLAMLLLAPLFSYLPMAALAALLLMVAWNMSEARHVAHTLRIAPRNDVLVLLTCLVLTVLFDMVLAVGVGLLLAAGLFIKRMSDLTDTAPLPQHFHESLRELPEQVLAYAIRGPLFFGAAEKALSVLRRFNPEVKVVIVEMSAVPMLDMTALATLENLLHDYHRQGIGLVLVGTTPRVRLKLRRAGVHRETGQLAYVKTLEQARAKALRWLEPTEVQSNSEVIQAR